From Pyrenophora tritici-repentis strain M4 chromosome 1, whole genome shotgun sequence, the proteins below share one genomic window:
- a CDS encoding PnbA, Carboxylesterase type B: MTVLTTLVGVAAAGLATFSQASPVETRAPLEVSNAKSSLTLIYQNNLNASDDKNHIGAIILDPVPQSSAAAACASLNEKLISKATLQKYQEDFNDALSYQDYAKYSDAERGYYIDNGVVSVGNRVSYSSSSNSKKQLPVLCTQSANNGSSTVGPVNGSTISVASGGNTFVGYRNQKSFRFMGIRYAEPPKRFEYTSIYSKKGQTIQATEYGSQCLQGGGGSEDCLFLNIQTPYIPKSGSKKQLRPVLFWIHGGGFTGGTGSDAGSDGGNYASKEDIVVVSINYRLSTLGFLAVPGTNIKGNFGIADQILALDWVIANIASFGGDPNQITISGGSAGAGSVRTLLGSPKAIGKFQGAIAASNLGGGVTLGLDGDYGTTYSTYYTIDQSYNVAGPQIFAAAGCNSTDLSAQVACLTQANATQIVGFNTVARYVVQDGTIVNTPHLVLSTRNSSTAHIPVIFGVVENDGASFSTYPKAPIANHTQGLEEALGINSTWANRVIQSGLFPFTSTGNLTLDSFNVSQRVATDKTFRCADQSTVYSGVQSHAFEKAYFYQLNRATGGYDPNNLGGPANENPNNPYFRLHGADMPWTFGNLGYIRNPEDLWSVQLTTSYFAAFVKGGNPNPSLQYLDARGYDKVIEGVKKFGQWGQVTAATGNEIRLLDWPSKSAGFQDVPQCDWLGYPLDYYLKGGI, translated from the coding sequence ATGACGGTTCTTACCACTCTTGTTGGTGTCGCGGCAGCTGGATTGGCCACCTTTTCTCAAGCCTCGCCTGTAGAGACAAGAGCGCCACTCGAGGTTTCGAACGCAAAGTCCTCCCTGACGCTCATCTATCAAAACAACCTTAATGCGTCGGACGACAAGAACCATATCGGTGCTATCATCCTCGATCCTGTTCCACAGAGCAGTGCTGCTGCCGCTTGCGCCTCGCTGAACGAGAAGCTCATCTCCAAGGCTACTCTCCAAAAGTACCAGGAAGACTTCAACGATGCTCTCTCATATCAGGACTACGCCAAGTACAGCGATGCGGAGCGAGGTTATTACATCGACAATGGCGTCGTTTCCGTCGGCAACCGAGTGAGCTACTCATCCTCTTCGAACTCTAAGAAGCAACTGCCAGTATTATGCACGCAATCCGCCAATAATGGTTCATCGACCGTCGGCCCCGTGAACGGCAGCACCATCTCGGTAGCATCTGGAGGGAATACTTTCGTCGGATACCGCAATCAGAAATCTTTCAGATTCATGGGCATTCGATATGCGGAGCCGCCTAAGCGTTTTGAGTACACTTCCATCTACTCCAAAAAGGGACAGACGATACAGGCAACCGAATACGGTTCCCAGTGTCTACAGGGTGGCGGTGGAAGCGAGGATTGCTTATTCCTGAACATTCAAACGCCTTATATCCCCAAGTCCGGTTCGAAGAAGCAGCTACGACCTGTGCTGTTTTGGATTCATGGTGGAGGCTTCACTGGAGGCACTGGTTCTGATGCAGGCTCTGATGGTGGAAACTATGCAAGCAAAGAAGACATCGTCGTTGTCTCCATTAACTACCGACTTTCAACACTGGGATTTCTTGCAGTTCCTGGAACTAACATCAAGGGAAACTTTGGTATTGCAGATCAGATTTTAGCTCTAGACTGGGTCATTGCAAATATTGCTTCTTTCGGTGGTGACCCAAACCAGATTACAATATCTGGAGGGTCTGCCGGCGCTGGCTCAGTGCGTACGCTCTTGGGATCACCAAAGGCCATCGGAAAATTCCAAGGTGCGATTGCCGCATCTAACCTTGGAGGAGGCGTTACACTGGGCTTGGATGGCGACTATGGAACAACGTACTCGACGTATTACACGATTGACCAAAGCTACAACGTTGCTGGACCTCAGATATTTGCCGCTGCGGGTTGCAACAGCACAGATTTGTCGGCCCAAGTCGCCTGCCTTACCCAAGCGAATGCGACACAGATAGTAGGCTTCAATACCGTGGCCCGCTATGTCGTGCAAGACGGAACCATCGTCAACACACCCCACCTGGTTCTCTCTACGCGCAATTCCAGTACAGCACATATCCCGGTCATATTCGGAGTGGTTGAAAACGACGGTGCATCCTTCTCTACTTATCCTAAAGCACCCATCGCAAACCATACCCAAGGTCTGGAAGAGGCTCTCGGTATCAATAGCACCTGGGCGAACCGAGTTATCCAGTCCGGTCTTTTTCCCTTTACCAGTACCGGAAACCTGACACTCGACTCTTTTAACGTCTCTCAACGCGTTGCTACAGACAAGACATTCCGCTGTGCCGACCAGTCCACCGTCTACTCTGGCGTTCAGTCGCACGCTTTCGAGAAAGCGTACTTCTACCAGCTCAACCGCGCCACTGGAGGTTACGATCCCAACAACCTTGGCGGTCCTGCAAATGAGAACCCAAACAACCCGTACTTCCGCTTGCACGGTGCGGACATGCCATGGACGTTTGGTAACCTGGGCTACATCCGCAACCCTGAGGATCTGTGGAGTGTTCAACTTACCACCAGCTACTTTGCTGCCTTTGTGAAGGGAGGTAATCCTAACCCCAGCCTTCAGTACCTGGATGCGAGAGGGTACGACAAAGTCATTGAGGGTGTGAAGAAGTTCGGACAGTGGGGCCAGGTCACTGCTGCTACAGGCAATGAGATTAGGTTGCTCGACTGGCCAAGTAAGAGCGCAGGGTTTCAAGATGTTCCGCAATGCGATTGGCTTGGGTATCCACTCGATTACTATCTTAAAGGAGGAATTTAA
- a CDS encoding MhpC, hydrolase or acyltransferase (alpha-beta hydrolase superfamily) produces MRVTLLILTHLIATAFSTSVIPPSSWNYTYPWPVQYHNFTSQRVSLSMAYMDVSSTNTSHASNKTIILLHGKNFCGATWEDTARRLSQHGYRIVIPDQIGFCKSSKPPAYQFSLQQLADNTRSLLQSLGIQSTYVLGHSMGGMLATRFALMYPELASHLIVTNPLGLEDWKALGVPWRTLDALYKDEMATNYTSIRKYQQATYYVNTWKPEYDVWVNMLVSLYQTAPENTTFEYNMAQTTDMVLTQPVAYEFGLIQSKTLLLIGTKDNTAIGKAWSPPDVQAKLGKYNVLGKETAVKIPNADLIEFEDLGHSPQVQDSERYHQALLGWLDGSGHM; encoded by the coding sequence ATGCGGGTAACACTTTTGATTCTGACGCACCTTATTGCAACTGCGTTCAGTACAAGCGTGATACCACCCAGTAGCTGGAATTACACCTACCCATGGCCAGTACAATACCACAACTTCACATCCCAACGTGTAAGCCTCTCTATGGCATACATGGATGTATCCTCGACGAACACCAGCCACGCCTCTAACAAAACAATCATTCTCTTACATGGCAAGAACTTCTGTGGAGCGACATGGGAAGACACTGCTCGTCGGCTCTCTCAACACGGTTATCGTATCGTCATCCCAGATCAAATCGGCTTTTGCAAATCGTCGAAACCACCAGCATACCAATTCTCGTTGCAGCAGCTAGCAGACAACACACGCTCGTTACTTCAAAGTCTAGGCATTCAATCAACATACGTGCTAGGCCATTCCATGGGCGGTATGCTAGCGACGCGATTCGCCCTGATGTATCCAGAACTAGCATCCCACCTCATCGTTACGAATCCCCTCGGTCTAGAAGACTGGAAAGCTCTCGGCGTACCCTGGCGCACGCTTGACGCATTGTACAAAGACGAAATGGCGACGAACTACACATCGATTCGGAAATACCAGCAAGCTACCTACTATGTCAACACTTGGAAACCAGAGTACGATGTTTGGGTCAACATGTTGGTCTCACTGTACCAGACCGCGCCGGAAAATACCACGTTTGAGTACAACATGGCGCAGACAACAGATATGGTGCTGACCCAGCCAGTCGCGTACGAGTTTGGATTAATCCAGTCCAAGACATTGCTCTTGATAGGAACGAAGGATAACACTGCGATTGGGAAGGCTTGGAGCCCACCAGACGTGCAAGCCAAGCTTGGAAAGTACAATGTGTTGGGTAAAGAGACCGCAGTGAAGATACCGAATGCGGATCTGATAGAATTCGAAGATCTGGGGCATAGTCCGCAGGTACAAGACAGTGAGAGGTATCACCAGGCTTTATTGGGGTGGTTGGATGGTTCTGGTCACATGTAA